The segment CGAGACATGGAAGGAAACAACTCCTTTGCTACCTAAGGATCCTTATGAGAAAGCCATTGCACGATTTTGGGCAAAATTTGTGGACGACAAGGTAAGATATCATTGATATCAGATCaataatgaaatttatgttaACTATTTTcgtgtatttatataatttgactttaggccactaattttattttattgagtgttatttgtatatttaacaTTTGAGCTAAGTGATCAATCGGAGAATAGGcatttttagttattgaattggtcaTTTTCGTtgatatttttgtctttcatGAACCGCAGCTTCTGCCATCAATATGGAGTGTTTTCACAGAAAAAGGATATGAGGCGAAGAAGGAAGCTCTTGTTCCAGCAATGCAAAACCTAGAATTCATTGAAGAGCAATTGAAAGGGAAGAAGTTTTTCGGTGGAGAAAGTATAGGATATGTGGATCTCGCACTTGGTTGGATGGCGTATCTTCTTGATGTATTTGAGGAGGTACTCGATCTGAAGTTGTTTGATGCAGACAAATTCCCGCTCTTATCAGGATGGACGAAGAACTTTTGTGATGCTCCGGCAATCAAACAACACTTGCCACCCAGAGACAAACTAGTAACCAAATTCCAACTgtttcatgaaaaatttcaaacaGCAAATTAAATAGTGAAAATTGTTGTAGTATAAGTACCTGAGCTGATTGTGGA is part of the Solanum lycopersicum chromosome 1, SLM_r2.1 genome and harbors:
- the LOC101257702 gene encoding glutathione transferase GST 23-like yields the protein MADEVKIYRNWSSPYGLRVVWALDIKGIEYENIFEDLSQKSPQLLQYNPVHKKIPVLVHKGKPICESLVILEYIDETWKETTPLLPKDPYEKAIARFWAKFVDDKLLPSIWSVFTEKGYEAKKEALVPAMQNLEFIEEQLKGKKFFGGESIGYVDLALGWMAYLLDVFEEVLDLKLFDADKFPLLSGWTKNFCDAPAIKQHLPPRDKLVTKFQLFHEKFQTAN